A part of Chloroflexota bacterium genomic DNA contains:
- a CDS encoding CHAD domain-containing protein yields MGKSSPQVLCQFGINFMLEQTQRLVDELPGVQLGRDIEAIHRMRVASRRLATGLDIFRPCLPKKKSKLWRDEIRKVTYALGNARNLDIQIAQLTELYVEKLEATNKPGYNRLLLRLKQSRSKAQKKVNKTAFKLKESQALEEMALWFEKHREAEPLAESYPPSLLPKAYRAITAALEDFLMHSDFIASEADSDKLHAMRIAGKRLRYTMEIFAPLYGGDLEPFILAMKEIQDTLGEFHDADVWISWLPKFVDKEKARIEDYFGNTGPLERLMPGIHHLMAYNEQIRSDAYQSFLMTWQTLADDNAWQILCEMLTPPPLPLEDELEDVDFLNATDELPDWIEEEENDDDENTEEIFNFTELSKEMFAVEEQEETPEPPQEKPFSAQDTDEDKFIDLTDTFPTEE; encoded by the coding sequence ATGGGAAAATCATCTCCACAAGTCCTTTGCCAATTCGGCATTAATTTCATGCTGGAACAGACCCAACGCCTGGTCGATGAACTGCCAGGGGTCCAACTCGGGCGTGACATTGAAGCCATCCACCGCATGCGGGTAGCCTCCAGGCGCCTGGCGACTGGGCTTGATATCTTTAGACCTTGCCTTCCGAAGAAAAAATCGAAGCTCTGGCGGGACGAAATCCGCAAGGTAACCTATGCCCTGGGGAATGCCCGGAACCTGGATATCCAAATCGCACAGCTGACTGAGCTCTATGTTGAAAAGCTAGAAGCAACCAATAAGCCTGGTTATAACCGGCTCCTGCTCAGACTCAAACAAAGCCGTTCCAAGGCCCAGAAGAAGGTCAATAAGACCGCATTCAAGCTAAAAGAGAGCCAGGCCCTTGAGGAGATGGCCCTCTGGTTTGAAAAGCATCGTGAAGCTGAACCCCTTGCCGAATCCTATCCCCCTTCACTGCTGCCAAAAGCCTACCGGGCGATTACTGCAGCCCTGGAAGATTTCCTGATGCATTCAGATTTCATCGCCTCAGAAGCGGACAGTGACAAGCTGCACGCCATGCGGATTGCCGGGAAACGCCTGCGTTATACGATGGAAATCTTTGCACCGCTCTATGGCGGAGATCTGGAGCCTTTCATCCTGGCGATGAAAGAAATTCAGGACACCCTGGGCGAATTTCACGACGCCGACGTGTGGATTTCATGGCTGCCAAAGTTCGTGGATAAAGAAAAGGCACGTATTGAAGACTACTTTGGCAATACCGGCCCCCTCGAAAGGCTGATGCCCGGGATTCATCACCTGATGGCATATAACGAACAAATCCGCTCAGATGCCTACCAATCATTCCTGATGACCTGGCAGACCCTGGCTGACGACAACGCCTGGCAGATCCTGTGTGAAATGCTCACCCCACCGCCCCTCCCTTTGGAAGATGAACTCGAGGATGTGGACTTCCTCAATGCCACGGATGAACTACCGGACTGGATCGAAGAGGAAGAAAACGACGATGATGAAAACACTGAAGAAATCTTCAACTTCACCGAGTTGAGCAAAGAAATGTTCGCAGTTGAAGAACAGGAGGAAACTCCCGAGCCGCCTCAAGAAAAGCCCTTCAGCGCTCAGGACACGGACGAAGACAAGTTCATTGACCTCACAGACACCTTCCCAACTGAGGAATAA
- a CDS encoding thymidylate kinase, with protein sequence MSKPNFYGAGFPYREIVDLPGKLIVLEGSDGVGRSTQTQLLRHWLEDEGFAVSDTGLRRSGLTQKGLDEAKNGHTLSRITMSLFYATDFADRLENQIIPALEAGFVVLSDRYFYSIMARDIVRGADPEWARKVYGFALKPDLILYLKADITDLVSRLIHGRGLNYWEAGMDIHLADNLFDSFVDYQSKIGMQFSQLAKEYKFVTIDAGRPVSDVFSDLQSHIRNLLEDQHPIIDIDL encoded by the coding sequence ATGTCTAAACCTAATTTCTATGGCGCTGGTTTCCCCTATCGTGAGATCGTTGATCTGCCCGGCAAGCTCATCGTGCTGGAAGGCTCCGACGGTGTCGGCCGCTCAACCCAGACCCAGCTGCTCCGTCACTGGCTGGAAGATGAGGGCTTTGCCGTCTCAGATACCGGCTTGCGCCGGTCCGGCCTGACCCAAAAGGGCCTTGATGAGGCCAAGAACGGTCACACCCTCAGCCGGATCACCATGAGCCTGTTCTACGCGACCGATTTTGCCGATCGGCTTGAAAATCAGATCATCCCTGCGCTCGAAGCTGGTTTCGTGGTTCTTTCTGACCGTTATTTCTATTCCATTATGGCCCGCGACATCGTCCGCGGCGCTGACCCGGAATGGGCCCGCAAGGTCTATGGCTTTGCCCTCAAACCGGACCTGATCCTCTATCTCAAAGCAGATATCACCGACTTGGTCTCCCGCCTGATCCATGGCCGCGGCCTGAACTATTGGGAAGCCGGGATGGATATCCATCTGGCGGACAATCTCTTCGACAGCTTTGTGGATTACCAATCCAAGATCGGGATGCAGTTCAGCCAACTTGCCAAGGAATACAAATTCGTCACGATTGATGCTGGCCGGCCGGTATCGGATGTCTTTTCTGATCTGCAAAGCCATATCCGAAACCTGCTGGAAGACCAACACCCAATCATCGATATTGACCTGTAG
- the tmk gene encoding dTMP kinase, with translation MLRTNTTPGKLIIVEGIDGSGKSTQIDLLYKWLQAQGRSVYFSEWNSSQLVKSTTKQAKKNKTFTPTTFSLLQATDFADRWENRILPLLKAGVIVLADRYAFTAFGRDVARGVDREWVRNLYSFAMQPDIALFFRVPLDVAVKRITSARASLKYYEAGMDLKLSESRIESFHMFQERILNEYDKMVDEFGLTVIDGTLTVQAQQRLMREIVRKELEGWEGLPIPDASPKTLLKSDIYSGKGGANV, from the coding sequence GTGTTAAGAACAAATACCACCCCAGGTAAACTCATCATTGTTGAAGGCATTGACGGCAGCGGGAAATCCACCCAAATTGACCTGCTCTATAAATGGCTTCAGGCACAGGGCCGCTCGGTCTATTTCAGTGAGTGGAACTCCTCTCAACTGGTTAAAAGCACCACCAAACAAGCCAAGAAGAATAAAACCTTCACCCCAACCACTTTCAGCCTCCTGCAAGCTACAGACTTTGCAGATCGCTGGGAAAACCGGATTCTCCCCCTCCTAAAAGCCGGCGTGATCGTCCTGGCTGACCGCTACGCATTCACCGCGTTTGGGCGTGATGTCGCACGCGGGGTTGACCGGGAATGGGTCCGCAACCTGTATTCCTTCGCCATGCAGCCTGACATCGCCCTGTTCTTCCGGGTTCCGTTGGATGTCGCTGTGAAACGGATCACCAGTGCGCGCGCTTCCCTGAAATATTATGAAGCCGGTATGGACTTGAAACTTTCCGAAAGTCGTATCGAAAGTTTCCATATGTTCCAGGAACGAATTCTCAACGAATATGACAAGATGGTCGATGAATTTGGTCTGACCGTCATTGATGGCACCCTGACAGTTCAGGCCCAACAGCGCCTAATGCGTGAGATCGTTCGCAAGGAATTGGAAGGCTGGGAGGGCTTACCGATCCCCGATGCCTCACCTAAGACCCTGCTAAAATCTGATATTTACAGTGGGAAAGGAGGCGCTAATGTCTAA
- the phoU gene encoding phosphate signaling complex protein PhoU gives MPRQTLDREIHHLQDEVLLLGSMVEQAMLNAIDTLKRRDIESARKVYRNDDLINEKRYAIENRVLILFATQQPIAHDLRLLAAILEVITELERMGDYAKGIAKIVMKIGQSDIPIPGREISRMGDLAVGMLHRALSAFITEDVAMAYRIPKEDELVDDLYNQIYRKMMAAMIADPEIIDHSNYIMWVVHNIERTADRVTNICERTIFIATGELLEIDATDDEWDDEDEI, from the coding sequence ATGCCACGTCAGACCTTAGACCGAGAAATCCATCACCTTCAAGACGAAGTTCTGCTTTTAGGCAGCATGGTTGAACAGGCCATGCTCAACGCCATTGACACACTCAAACGGCGGGATATCGAATCGGCTCGGAAGGTTTATCGCAATGATGACCTGATCAATGAAAAGCGCTACGCCATTGAGAACCGTGTGCTGATCCTCTTTGCCACCCAGCAGCCCATTGCGCACGACTTACGCCTGCTGGCCGCCATTTTAGAAGTGATCACCGAACTGGAGCGGATGGGTGATTACGCCAAGGGAATCGCCAAGATCGTGATGAAGATCGGTCAAAGCGATATTCCGATCCCCGGCCGGGAAATCAGCCGGATGGGAGACCTCGCCGTTGGCATGCTCCACCGAGCCCTCAGTGCTTTCATCACCGAAGACGTCGCCATGGCTTACCGGATCCCCAAGGAAGATGAATTGGTGGATGATCTCTATAACCAGATCTATCGCAAGATGATGGCCGCGATGATCGCCGACCCCGAGATCATTGACCACTCCAATTACATCATGTGGGTTGTCCATAACATCGAACGGACTGCCGACCGCGTGACCAATATCTGCGAACGCACCATCTTTATCGCCACCGGAGAGCTGCTCGAGATTGATGCGACGGATGATGAATGGGATGACGAGGATGAAATCTAA
- the pstB gene encoding phosphate ABC transporter ATP-binding protein, with translation MEGSQDLANLPIKLRVDKLSVFYGKYKAVNEITMQIPKNRITALIGPSGCGKSTLLRSFNRMNDLVNGSQVEGQVLLDGKNIYGPDVDVVDIRQRIGMVFQRPNPFPMSVFDNVAYGPRLYGIHKKSVLTEIVERSLRQAAVWDDVKDKLHQSGLELSGGQQQRLCIARAIAVEPSVILMDEPASALDPISTLKVEDLMEDLKSDYTIVIVTHNMQQAARVSDFTAFLMINEQRSGTLVEYGPTEQIFTNPQNRQTEEYVTGRFG, from the coding sequence ATGGAAGGCAGCCAGGACCTGGCGAATCTGCCTATTAAACTGAGGGTGGATAAGCTCTCTGTTTTCTACGGGAAGTATAAGGCCGTCAATGAAATCACAATGCAGATCCCCAAGAACCGGATTACCGCGCTGATCGGACCTTCCGGCTGTGGAAAATCCACCCTGCTGCGCTCTTTCAACCGGATGAATGACCTGGTCAATGGCTCCCAGGTCGAAGGCCAGGTTTTGCTGGATGGCAAGAACATATATGGCCCCGATGTGGACGTTGTGGATATCCGCCAGCGGATCGGTATGGTCTTTCAGCGGCCAAACCCCTTCCCTATGAGCGTTTTTGACAACGTCGCCTACGGACCCCGGCTGTATGGAATCCACAAGAAAAGTGTGCTCACGGAAATTGTAGAACGCTCACTGCGCCAGGCCGCTGTCTGGGATGATGTCAAAGATAAACTGCATCAATCCGGCTTGGAACTCTCCGGCGGTCAACAGCAGCGCCTTTGCATTGCACGAGCGATCGCCGTGGAACCCTCCGTGATCCTGATGGATGAGCCTGCCTCAGCCCTTGACCCAATCTCCACCCTCAAGGTGGAAGATCTGATGGAGGACCTGAAATCAGATTACACCATCGTGATTGTGACCCACAACATGCAGCAGGCCGCCCGTGTCTCCGATTTCACCGCTTTCCTGATGATCAACGAACAGCGATCCGGCACCCTGGTGGAATATGGCCCCACTGAACAAATCTTTACCAATCCCCAAAATCGCCAAACGGAAGAATACGTTACTGGTCGTTTTGGATAG
- a CDS encoding PAS domain-containing protein, giving the protein MQRLIRWRIALPYIALLILSLAVFTGFVVNTIRQQEKDRWHSQSLETAQSIALQAQGLFNGPGESEALSQLTLSQTEIYSFDITFLNLDGEIIATSLPAELQPQDPIRILGVSQALESGEGFGQTNSTLGTALTIRDPNGIPLGLVQLQIPVSHYFTNINEIILESLAVVIMSLSGLIMIALFVRDLSLQPMASLTIAAQQMSMGNFTNLEFPENPQELKELSNALQSMANDLGAQIDALTSERAKLSAVLNQMTDGVIIVDADGKVQLLNPAAERLFDIRESTALNRSVVEVMRYHQLVELWRKAKSGERESITLEIGPQHLFLQVVATPLRTALPGSTMILLQDLTQLRRLETVRRDFISNVSHELRTPLASLKALAETLQEGALEDPPAAQRFIIRMETEIDNLTQLVNELLELSRIESGKVPLSFHRIRPCDLLLPATERMSLQAERAGLELILDCQEDLPAVFADPDRIGQVLINLIHNAVKFTPPGGKITVSAYRDGDHIVFIVRDTGVGIAGKDLARIFERFYKADRARAGGGTGLGLSIARHMIESHGGVIWAESDEQVGSSFNFTLPVA; this is encoded by the coding sequence ATGCAGCGCCTGATCCGGTGGCGGATTGCCTTACCATACATTGCCCTGTTAATCCTCTCGCTGGCTGTGTTCACCGGCTTTGTGGTGAACACCATCCGCCAACAGGAAAAGGATCGGTGGCATTCCCAATCACTGGAAACGGCGCAATCCATCGCTCTGCAGGCTCAGGGGCTCTTCAACGGACCGGGGGAATCTGAAGCCCTCAGCCAACTAACCCTATCTCAGACAGAAATTTATAGCTTTGATATCACATTCCTGAACCTGGATGGTGAGATCATCGCGACTTCCTTACCCGCTGAATTGCAGCCCCAGGACCCTATCAGGATACTCGGAGTCAGCCAGGCGCTCGAATCCGGCGAGGGATTCGGTCAGACCAATTCCACCCTGGGCACGGCGCTGACAATTCGGGATCCAAACGGCATTCCCCTGGGATTGGTCCAATTACAAATCCCAGTGTCGCATTATTTCACCAACATTAACGAGATCATCCTTGAAAGCCTGGCCGTGGTCATCATGAGCCTGAGCGGGCTGATCATGATCGCCCTCTTTGTCCGCGATCTCTCCCTCCAGCCAATGGCCTCGCTCACCATCGCCGCCCAACAAATGAGCATGGGCAATTTTACCAACCTGGAATTCCCTGAAAATCCCCAGGAGCTAAAAGAACTCAGCAATGCGCTTCAATCGATGGCGAATGACCTGGGTGCCCAAATTGACGCTCTGACCAGTGAACGGGCCAAGCTTTCAGCCGTCCTGAACCAAATGACGGATGGCGTGATCATCGTGGATGCTGATGGCAAAGTCCAACTGCTGAATCCCGCTGCGGAAAGACTGTTTGATATCAGGGAATCGACCGCTTTGAACCGCTCTGTGGTGGAAGTGATGCGCTATCACCAGCTGGTGGAACTTTGGCGAAAAGCCAAATCCGGTGAACGGGAAAGTATCACCCTTGAGATCGGCCCCCAGCACCTCTTTCTGCAGGTTGTGGCCACACCGCTCAGGACCGCCCTCCCCGGCAGCACCATGATCCTATTACAGGACCTGACTCAGCTGCGCCGCTTGGAAACCGTCCGGCGAGATTTCATCAGCAATGTCTCGCATGAGCTGCGTACCCCGCTCGCAAGCCTGAAGGCCCTGGCGGAAACGCTTCAAGAAGGCGCTCTTGAAGATCCTCCTGCAGCCCAACGCTTCATCATCCGCATGGAAACCGAGATTGACAACCTAACCCAATTGGTCAATGAACTCTTGGAGCTCTCCCGGATCGAATCCGGCAAGGTTCCACTCTCCTTCCATCGCATCCGGCCCTGTGACCTACTGCTGCCGGCGACTGAAAGAATGTCCCTGCAGGCGGAACGTGCCGGCCTGGAATTGATCCTGGACTGCCAGGAAGACCTCCCTGCCGTATTTGCCGACCCCGACCGGATCGGACAGGTTCTGATCAACCTGATCCACAACGCGGTCAAATTCACACCGCCTGGTGGGAAGATTACCGTCTCGGCCTATCGGGATGGCGACCATATCGTCTTTATCGTCCGGGATACAGGTGTGGGCATCGCCGGTAAAGACCTGGCCCGCATCTTCGAACGCTTCTATAAGGCTGACCGGGCTCGGGCCGGTGGTGGTACCGGTTTGGGGCTTTCCATCGCCCGACACATGATCGAATCGCATGGTGGGGTGATCTGGGCGGAAAGCGATGAACAGGTAGGCAGTTCCTTTAACTTCACCCTTCCTGTTGCCTGA
- a CDS encoding response regulator transcription factor, translated as MPEKILVVDDEISLQETVAYNLKKQGYEVRTTGNGAEALDLAREIKPDLIILDVMLPGLDGFEICRILRKEMTTPVLMLTARDDEIDRVVGLEVGADDYMAKPFSMRELIARVKAMLRRVRLIREEVNTGEGGEGKPKQEIMEFDNLKIDMTRREITVDDEVVAFKPKEYELLTFLAQHQGQVLSREFILERVWGWDFIGDSRTVDVHVRWLREKIEPDPANPRRIITVRGAGYRFEG; from the coding sequence ATGCCTGAAAAGATCTTGGTTGTAGACGACGAAATCTCTTTACAGGAAACTGTAGCTTATAACCTAAAAAAACAGGGGTATGAAGTGCGGACCACTGGCAACGGCGCCGAAGCATTGGACCTAGCCCGCGAGATAAAACCAGACTTGATCATTCTGGATGTGATGCTGCCGGGGCTGGATGGATTCGAAATTTGCCGCATTTTGCGCAAAGAGATGACCACACCTGTGTTGATGCTGACCGCACGCGATGACGAAATTGATCGGGTTGTAGGTCTTGAAGTCGGCGCCGACGACTATATGGCCAAACCCTTCAGCATGCGAGAACTGATTGCCCGGGTGAAAGCAATGCTTCGCCGAGTACGATTGATCCGCGAGGAAGTCAACACTGGTGAGGGCGGCGAAGGCAAACCCAAGCAGGAGATCATGGAGTTCGATAACCTAAAAATCGACATGACCCGCCGGGAAATCACTGTGGATGACGAAGTGGTCGCCTTCAAACCCAAAGAATATGAACTTCTCACCTTCCTGGCCCAACACCAGGGACAGGTGCTTTCACGGGAATTCATCCTGGAACGCGTTTGGGGTTGGGACTTCATCGGTGACAGCCGCACGGTGGATGTCCACGTTCGCTGGCTGCGTGAAAAGATCGAGCCAGATCCAGCCAATCCACGGCGAATTATCACTGTGCGGGGCGCCGGATATCGCTTCGAAGGATAA
- a CDS encoding glycosyltransferase family 4 protein, with protein MHILLIHQAFAALDEPGGTRHHELARYLAQKGHQVTIIASPVSYLTGNGQQKRVRKQVDDLGVTIIRSYTLPALHRSFVWRILSFLSFMVSSFINGLFVRKVDLVWGTTPPIFQGPTAWLLARLKGTPFLLEVRDLWPAFAVAVGVLKNKTLIGLSEWLEQFLYKRADLVMVNSPGYIEHVKTRGAREVALIPNGADPAMFDPTDDGAAFRHAQGLENQFVVLYAGAHGLSNDLDVVLDAAALLKGNPAIRIVLLGDGKEKPRLMAKAAELGLTNVLFLPPVPKSGMSEALAAANACLAILKPIELYKTTYPNKVFDYMAAGRPVILAIDGVVRLVVENAQAGLPVTPGDPKALADAITELANNPAKCRTMGKNGRSAIENKFSRIELAEKFTALLETMRRRNA; from the coding sequence ATGCACATCCTGCTGATCCACCAAGCCTTTGCGGCATTGGATGAACCCGGTGGCACCCGCCACCATGAACTGGCACGATATCTGGCTCAAAAGGGGCACCAAGTCACCATCATCGCCAGCCCTGTTAGCTACCTCACTGGCAACGGTCAGCAGAAGCGAGTCCGCAAGCAGGTGGACGATCTGGGCGTCACCATCATTCGTTCCTACACCCTCCCAGCCCTCCATCGTTCTTTTGTTTGGCGAATATTGAGCTTCCTCAGTTTTATGGTCTCTTCCTTTATCAACGGGCTTTTTGTCCGCAAGGTGGACCTGGTCTGGGGAACGACACCGCCGATCTTTCAGGGACCGACAGCCTGGCTTTTGGCCCGTCTAAAAGGCACCCCTTTCCTGCTGGAAGTGCGGGATCTCTGGCCAGCATTTGCCGTGGCTGTTGGTGTACTGAAGAACAAGACCCTGATCGGGCTTTCGGAGTGGCTGGAACAGTTCCTTTACAAACGTGCCGACCTGGTAATGGTCAACTCCCCCGGCTATATCGAGCACGTCAAAACCCGGGGCGCTCGTGAAGTGGCATTGATCCCCAATGGCGCTGACCCGGCGATGTTCGACCCGACAGACGATGGCGCGGCTTTCCGCCATGCCCAGGGACTTGAAAACCAGTTCGTGGTGCTCTATGCCGGTGCACATGGGCTCTCGAATGACCTGGATGTGGTGCTCGATGCCGCAGCGTTATTAAAAGGCAACCCTGCCATCCGGATTGTTCTATTGGGCGATGGCAAGGAAAAACCCCGGCTGATGGCAAAGGCAGCGGAATTGGGACTGACCAATGTGCTCTTCCTGCCACCGGTCCCCAAGTCCGGTATGTCCGAGGCTTTAGCCGCCGCAAACGCCTGTTTGGCAATCCTGAAGCCGATTGAACTTTACAAAACCACCTATCCCAACAAGGTGTTTGACTACATGGCAGCCGGCAGGCCCGTGATCCTGGCAATTGACGGCGTTGTCCGGCTGGTAGTCGAGAATGCGCAGGCGGGGCTCCCCGTCACACCGGGTGACCCAAAAGCCCTGGCAGATGCAATTACCGAACTGGCCAACAACCCCGCAAAATGTCGTACAATGGGTAAGAATGGCAGATCGGCTATAGAAAACAAATTTTCGAGAATTGAACTTGCGGAGAAATTCACCGCACTCCTGGAGACAATGAGGAGGAGAAATGCCTGA
- the crcB gene encoding fluoride efflux transporter CrcB, which translates to MQKVLIIGLGGFAGAVLRYSLNGFVQNATQNSAFPYSTLVINLLGCVIMGALSELVESFGFLSTEIRSFLFIGLLGAFTTFSTFGNESFNLLREGNHLLSMLNVGLHILLGLGAIGLGRLIIGLLWKVA; encoded by the coding sequence ATGCAAAAAGTACTCATCATCGGCCTGGGGGGCTTCGCAGGCGCTGTCCTGCGCTACTCACTCAACGGATTCGTCCAAAACGCAACCCAAAACAGCGCATTCCCTTACAGCACCCTGGTCATCAACCTGCTGGGTTGTGTAATAATGGGGGCGCTCTCAGAGCTAGTTGAATCCTTCGGCTTCTTATCCACTGAAATTCGCTCCTTCCTGTTCATCGGGCTGCTGGGAGCTTTCACCACCTTCTCAACCTTTGGCAACGAAAGTTTCAACCTCCTGCGGGAAGGCAACCATCTGCTTTCCATGCTAAACGTCGGTCTGCATATCCTCCTCGGCCTCGGGGCCATTGGTTTGGGCCGTCTGATCATAGGTTTGCTTTGGAAGGTGGCTTGA
- a CDS encoding alginate lyase family protein, translated as MNKIVKAFKSLNQLGPTQTGLFGLYQLGLRSRHYCRVTPSVLSGPVDPPTLGPIAHFPAIPPAQVDLTLAHADEITRGKVRLFGAAPVPLNLDAGISSQHWSELERTPPDVDIKLIWEPGRLGWAFSLARAYAYSGDCLYAKVFWEKTLHFLEVHPPNLGRQWQSAQEVAIRLMALVFCDRVLATSPESTPERRQRLWRAVAEHAQRIPPTLIYARAQNNNHLLSEAAGLYTAGLYLGDHPEAQKWQHLGWQWLNWGFLNQIEEFGSYVQNSVNYHRLMLQMALFTDALRRDAGEPDWPNATRRRLASATHWLWALTDPQTGKVPNLGANDGAYIFPLAAQGFDDYRPVVEAASRAFLDQSIPEFEPQGEMAAWFDLEGQALAEEFSSQAFDDLRVTGSSGRAFLRTATFNDRPSHADQLHADLWWRGVNVAPDAGTYSYNDAPPWDNALASTFVHNTLILDRQEQMQRAGRFLWLDWAQADILAYEMDEDGQIIRLAGEHDGYRKLGMLHQRLVEAAEDGWLVTDRVLPYGEANTTPHNAEIRWTLPDWPWEQTAPNQLRLTRPAFSFTLTLSGIERFALVRAGECVLGAIEAHPTWGWVSPTYTVKQPALQVIASTDGQLPLKIISEWKFTDQMMNAAKKEAKLT; from the coding sequence ATGAATAAAATCGTAAAAGCCTTCAAATCCCTCAATCAACTCGGCCCCACCCAAACGGGGCTCTTTGGCCTCTATCAGTTGGGCCTGCGCAGCAGGCATTACTGCCGGGTGACGCCCAGCGTGCTGTCTGGGCCGGTGGATCCACCCACCCTGGGGCCGATCGCCCATTTCCCAGCCATTCCACCCGCCCAGGTGGACCTGACCCTGGCGCATGCGGATGAAATCACGCGGGGCAAGGTACGGCTCTTTGGTGCCGCCCCGGTTCCTCTAAACCTCGACGCAGGGATTTCCTCCCAGCATTGGAGCGAACTGGAACGCACGCCACCGGATGTCGACATCAAGCTGATCTGGGAGCCGGGGAGGCTGGGCTGGGCATTTTCACTTGCCAGGGCCTATGCCTACAGTGGTGACTGCCTTTACGCCAAAGTGTTCTGGGAAAAAACCCTCCACTTTTTAGAAGTTCACCCACCTAATCTTGGCCGCCAATGGCAATCCGCTCAGGAAGTAGCGATCCGCTTGATGGCGCTGGTCTTTTGTGACCGGGTGCTGGCCACCAGCCCCGAATCGACCCCCGAAAGACGTCAGCGGCTCTGGCGGGCTGTAGCGGAACACGCCCAACGGATCCCGCCGACACTGATTTATGCCCGCGCCCAAAACAATAACCATTTGCTCTCCGAAGCTGCCGGGCTTTATACCGCCGGGCTCTACCTTGGTGACCACCCGGAAGCCCAAAAGTGGCAGCATTTGGGTTGGCAATGGCTGAACTGGGGCTTCCTCAACCAAATTGAGGAATTTGGGTCCTACGTTCAAAACAGCGTAAACTATCACCGGCTGATGCTGCAAATGGCCCTCTTCACCGACGCCCTTCGCCGTGACGCAGGAGAGCCGGATTGGCCAAATGCCACCCGCCGCCGGCTGGCGTCAGCCACCCACTGGCTATGGGCGCTGACCGACCCACAAACAGGTAAGGTCCCCAACCTGGGGGCCAATGACGGTGCCTACATCTTCCCCCTTGCCGCCCAAGGCTTTGACGATTACCGCCCGGTGGTGGAAGCTGCCTCACGGGCCTTTCTGGATCAGTCCATCCCCGAATTTGAACCTCAAGGCGAGATGGCGGCCTGGTTCGACTTGGAAGGACAAGCCCTCGCCGAAGAATTTTCCTCTCAGGCATTCGATGACCTGCGGGTGACCGGCAGTTCTGGACGGGCTTTCCTCCGCACCGCTACCTTTAACGACCGCCCCTCCCACGCGGATCAGCTCCATGCCGATCTCTGGTGGCGGGGGGTGAACGTTGCCCCAGATGCGGGCACCTATAGTTATAACGATGCACCGCCCTGGGATAACGCTCTGGCCTCCACCTTTGTGCATAACACCCTGATTCTGGATCGTCAGGAACAGATGCAGCGCGCCGGCCGCTTCCTTTGGCTGGACTGGGCGCAGGCTGACATTCTGGCATATGAGATGGACGAGGACGGCCAGATCATCCGCCTGGCAGGAGAACACGATGGCTATCGCAAGCTGGGTATGCTCCACCAGCGCCTGGTGGAAGCGGCCGAAGATGGCTGGCTGGTGACCGACAGGGTCCTGCCCTATGGTGAAGCCAACACCACCCCGCATAATGCCGAAATCCGCTGGACGTTGCCGGACTGGCCCTGGGAGCAAACCGCGCCCAACCAGCTCAGACTGACCAGGCCGGCTTTCAGCTTCACCCTCACCCTCAGCGGCATTGAACGTTTTGCCCTGGTGCGCGCCGGGGAATGTGTGCTGGGCGCCATCGAAGCCCACCCGACCTGGGGCTGGGTCTCTCCCACTTACACCGTCAAACAACCCGCCCTCCAAGTGATCGCATCAACGGATGGACAACTGCCCCTGAAGATCATCTCCGAATGGAAATTTACCGACCAGATGATGAATGCCGCCAAAAAAGAGGCTAAACTCACATAG